In Thermus antranikianii DSM 12462, one DNA window encodes the following:
- a CDS encoding nucleoside triphosphate pyrophosphohydrolase family protein, with product MTLNEYQQEAKKTALYPEAYRLLYPTLGLAGEAGELANKVKKILRDHGGNLNQATREDLVAELGDVLWYVAQLATDLGVSLEEVAQGNLAKLRSRLERGKLGGSGDNR from the coding sequence ATGACCCTAAATGAGTACCAGCAGGAGGCCAAGAAAACCGCCCTTTACCCCGAAGCCTACCGGCTTCTTTACCCCACCCTGGGCCTGGCGGGCGAAGCCGGGGAACTGGCTAACAAGGTCAAAAAGATCCTTAGAGACCATGGAGGAAACCTCAACCAGGCTACCCGGGAGGATCTGGTGGCTGAGCTCGGGGATGTGCTTTGGTATGTGGCCCAGCTGGCCACCGACCTGGGGGTGAGCCTAGAGGAGGTGGCCCAAGGCAACCTGGCCAAACTCCGCTCCCGCCTGGAACGGGGGAAACTGGGGGGCTCGGGGGATAATCGCTAG
- a CDS encoding zf-TFIIB domain-containing protein, with amino-acid sequence MPLLLCPSCQVGMKEVERRGVLIDVCPQCGGVWLDRGELEKLLAEAKEVERAYEEEREAYYRKEGKPYRKKKGFLEIFDLFD; translated from the coding sequence ATGCCCCTTCTCCTTTGCCCAAGCTGCCAGGTGGGCATGAAGGAGGTGGAAAGGCGGGGGGTCCTCATCGACGTCTGCCCTCAGTGCGGGGGGGTCTGGCTGGATAGGGGGGAGTTGGAAAAACTCCTGGCGGAAGCCAAGGAGGTGGAGCGGGCCTACGAGGAGGAGCGGGAGGCGTACTACCGCAAGGAGGGGAAACCCTACCGCAAGAAAAAGGGCTTCCTGGAGATCTTTGACCTCTTTGATTAG
- a CDS encoding N-acetylmuramoyl-L-alanine amidase family protein: MRFFALGLVFLTTLAQAPRPLLVGGEVGQALYPGGRGVSYGEVRLIARSLGLALWQGKGQVGLGLGSRYKVFPLVENEAQAAARGTAWKRGQEVFVPLRPLSEALGLEYRAQEGILLQLPWARLVGVERRPGQILLRFSREVNALVEGNSVLFLLAQGEGAGLSQEARGLRLTLETPPSRLYYPGGGQVVLEWGPPARPRPTVLLDPGHGGKDPGISAGGLLEKDLTLDLARRVAARLPNARLSRQGDETVPLEARLSLAQAASVVVSLHATQGSAVNLYLPKARSTPLAQNAEALLASAPAEQAALLKVYAGDPRRLAEALEKAFSALGIVLARAEGPYALTDIPGAGVVLEVGVERLKTPEARDQVAEAIAQAIRTYLE, translated from the coding sequence ATGAGGTTTTTTGCGCTAGGCCTGGTTTTCCTTACCACCTTGGCCCAAGCCCCAAGACCCCTCTTGGTGGGAGGAGAAGTGGGCCAGGCCCTTTACCCAGGGGGGCGGGGCGTGTCCTATGGGGAGGTGCGCCTGATAGCCCGGAGCCTGGGGCTCGCCCTTTGGCAAGGGAAAGGCCAGGTGGGCTTGGGCCTGGGAAGCCGCTACAAGGTTTTCCCCTTGGTGGAAAACGAGGCCCAGGCCGCTGCCCGGGGGACCGCCTGGAAACGGGGGCAGGAGGTCTTCGTCCCCTTGCGGCCGTTAAGCGAGGCCTTGGGCCTGGAATACCGGGCCCAGGAGGGCATCCTCCTCCAACTGCCTTGGGCCAGGCTTGTGGGGGTGGAGCGAAGGCCGGGCCAGATCCTCCTTCGCTTCTCCCGGGAGGTGAACGCCCTGGTGGAGGGCAATAGCGTCCTCTTCCTCCTGGCCCAGGGAGAAGGAGCAGGCCTGAGCCAGGAAGCCCGGGGACTTCGCCTCACCCTGGAAACCCCGCCCAGTAGGCTCTACTACCCCGGAGGAGGCCAGGTGGTCCTGGAGTGGGGCCCCCCAGCTAGACCCAGGCCCACGGTCCTCCTGGACCCCGGCCACGGGGGGAAGGACCCGGGCATCTCGGCAGGGGGGCTTTTGGAGAAGGACCTCACCCTGGACCTAGCCAGGCGGGTGGCCGCCCGCCTGCCCAACGCCCGGCTCTCCCGGCAAGGGGATGAAACCGTGCCCCTCGAGGCCCGCTTGAGCTTGGCTCAGGCAGCCTCGGTGGTGGTTTCCCTGCATGCCACCCAGGGCAGTGCGGTGAACCTCTACCTGCCCAAGGCCCGCTCCACCCCCTTAGCCCAAAACGCCGAGGCCCTCCTGGCCTCGGCCCCGGCAGAGCAAGCCGCCTTGCTAAAGGTCTACGCCGGCGACCCACGGCGCCTGGCCGAGGCCCTGGAAAAAGCTTTTTCCGCCCTGGGCATCGTGCTGGCCCGGGCGGAGGGTCCTTACGCCCTCACCGACATCCCCGGGGCGGGGGTGGTCCTCGAGGTAGGGGTGGAACGGTTAAAAACCCCTGAGGCCCGCGACCAGGTGGCGGAGGCCATCGCCCAGGCCATCCGCACCTATCTGGAGTAG
- a CDS encoding carbon-nitrogen hydrolase family protein, with protein sequence MRLALAHLGRQESLPRLLKILVPLVHQAREEGALALLLPELVLGRQEEEDLPQALEALAEESRMRVVAGYLAQGPRNRLGVFPQGPFYDKVHPFLALGEEGDEGVEPGEGPVVWEFQGQRFGLALCYDLDFPELFRSYALMGAEVFLVGSAWPGEYQELLAVLARARAAENQAYLLLANRADTGSPSLAVAPDGRLLASRREEGLLVVDLDLGFLEEYRARYPILRHRRIEAYRLW encoded by the coding sequence GTGCGGCTGGCCCTGGCGCACCTTGGAAGGCAGGAAAGCCTACCCAGGCTTTTAAAGATCCTTGTCCCCCTGGTGCACCAGGCCCGGGAGGAGGGGGCCTTGGCCCTCCTCCTCCCCGAGCTGGTCCTGGGGAGGCAAGAGGAAGAAGACCTTCCCCAAGCCCTCGAGGCCCTGGCCGAGGAAAGCCGCATGAGGGTGGTAGCGGGCTACCTGGCCCAAGGCCCCAGGAACCGGCTTGGCGTCTTCCCCCAGGGCCCCTTCTACGACAAGGTGCATCCCTTTCTGGCCCTGGGGGAGGAAGGGGACGAGGGTGTTGAGCCTGGGGAAGGTCCCGTGGTGTGGGAGTTCCAGGGACAAAGGTTTGGGCTCGCCCTTTGCTATGACCTGGATTTCCCCGAACTTTTTCGCAGCTACGCCTTGATGGGCGCCGAGGTTTTTCTGGTGGGCTCCGCCTGGCCGGGGGAGTACCAGGAGCTTCTTGCGGTCCTGGCCCGGGCGAGGGCCGCGGAGAACCAGGCCTACCTCCTCCTCGCCAACCGGGCGGACACGGGAAGCCCTTCCCTGGCAGTAGCCCCTGATGGGCGCCTTTTGGCCTCGAGGCGGGAGGAAGGCCTCCTCGTGGTGGACCTAGACCTGGGTTTCCTGGAAGAGTACCGGGCCCGCTACCCCATCCTCCGCCACCGCCGGATAGAGGCCTACCGGCTCTGGTAA
- a CDS encoding AAA family ATPase — MKDTWRIDRLVLQGFKSFAERTALDFPDPITGIIGPNGSGKSNLVEALRFVTGARAHELRGQELGTFLFHGGEGHPPQAMAEVRLELSRGRERLTVERRIEGDRSLFRVNGRPLSAKALALHLAGTGLGRGGYAIVGQGEVAALLEAPEEVLLAHLEEAAGLKPVAEAARAAEKELQEASRLLEERERELRELKAQAERLRGEAKRARRAQALDLEALALKVSLLEARMEEAQAEMARAEERLKALAREEETLEKERQALEQRRLALAREEESLRQELEAVRLRLKEREGFERELRELARLQRALDRPPPEDPGPPVPPPPRPLEELRTQLRHLKAEEARLLAAKKRHEETFRRYLTETARYEERLKAYQEALAERTRLEEELARKLEELRDLEARMAERKRLETHLAELRAQAQGALREAERLRRLLEAGSDLHEGPRKVRKLPGVLGVVADLVRPEAGLELALEAALGPRLQWVLTQDEEAAKAAIALLKREGGRATFLPLTLLSPPPPPSPPPVPGLLGPAFRLARLRHPGLPEKEILLALLGDTLVFADLDAALAYRRAGGRERVVTLEGEVLERLGALSGGRQKGGGETLLLRRRLEDLETEQEQLAREIKALEEALASFPPHRRLEEARAQVETLQGRLRSPLPPPPKPPTPPQETWEEARLLALEKEREELEGILAQAEAHERWRLLSQAREAWAASQEEVRRIQSRMEELKAKLAATQPLQAKAQELEERLKAVRAERTNLEDQQTRALTRANALLSERENLRLLLARREALLEELGRERASLPPLDRLPGTPRALQARLAQVERERAALGPVNALAERELMELEARLEAQEKEVKEATEALLRLEAEAKAVEKAYGERLKESYQVFQSAFQKYALALLGARAEVKREGQGLKLVVIPAGKRTQDLRLLSLGEKTLGALAFLFSLGELQGGLPLAVLDEVDAALDEANLVRFTRFLNSGKQFILVTHQKRTMEACHALYGVTAQGGVSRVFSIRKEAAYDPK; from the coding sequence ATGAAGGACACTTGGCGCATCGACCGCCTCGTTCTCCAGGGGTTCAAGTCCTTTGCAGAGCGCACCGCCCTGGACTTCCCGGATCCCATCACCGGGATCATCGGGCCCAATGGCTCCGGCAAGAGCAACCTGGTGGAAGCCTTGCGCTTCGTGACCGGGGCCCGCGCCCATGAGCTACGCGGGCAGGAACTTGGCACCTTTCTCTTCCACGGCGGCGAGGGCCACCCACCCCAGGCCATGGCGGAGGTCCGCCTGGAGCTTTCCCGGGGAAGGGAAAGGCTCACCGTGGAACGGCGCATCGAAGGGGACCGCTCCCTTTTTCGGGTGAACGGCCGCCCGTTAAGCGCCAAGGCCCTGGCCCTCCACCTCGCGGGCACGGGCCTGGGCCGAGGGGGGTACGCCATCGTGGGCCAGGGGGAGGTGGCCGCCCTACTGGAAGCCCCGGAGGAAGTTCTGCTGGCCCACCTCGAGGAGGCCGCCGGGCTGAAACCGGTGGCGGAAGCAGCCCGGGCAGCTGAGAAGGAGCTGCAAGAGGCAAGCCGCCTTCTGGAAGAGCGCGAGCGGGAACTCCGGGAGCTTAAGGCCCAGGCAGAACGGCTTAGAGGGGAAGCAAAGCGGGCCAGACGCGCCCAGGCCTTGGACCTCGAGGCCCTGGCCCTCAAGGTAAGCCTCCTGGAAGCCCGCATGGAGGAAGCCCAAGCCGAGATGGCGAGGGCCGAGGAGCGGCTTAAGGCCCTGGCCAGGGAGGAGGAAACCCTAGAGAAGGAGCGTCAAGCCCTGGAGCAAAGGCGCCTGGCCCTGGCCCGCGAAGAGGAATCCCTGCGCCAAGAGCTGGAAGCGGTGCGCCTGCGCCTAAAGGAGCGGGAAGGCTTCGAGCGGGAGCTTAGGGAGCTCGCCCGGCTGCAAAGGGCCCTGGACCGTCCCCCTCCTGAAGACCCTGGCCCCCCGGTACCCCCTCCCCCCCGGCCCCTCGAGGAGCTCCGCACCCAGCTGAGGCATTTGAAAGCGGAAGAAGCCCGCCTGCTGGCCGCCAAAAAGCGCCACGAGGAAACCTTCCGCCGGTACCTAACGGAAACCGCCCGCTACGAGGAACGCCTGAAGGCTTACCAGGAAGCCTTGGCGGAACGCACCCGCTTGGAGGAGGAGCTTGCTCGGAAGCTTGAGGAACTTCGGGACCTCGAGGCGAGAATGGCCGAAAGGAAGCGGTTGGAAACCCACCTCGCCGAACTGCGCGCCCAGGCCCAGGGAGCCCTCAGGGAGGCCGAGCGGCTCAGGCGGCTTCTGGAGGCCGGCAGCGACCTGCACGAGGGACCCCGAAAGGTACGGAAGCTTCCTGGGGTGCTGGGGGTGGTGGCGGACCTGGTGCGACCCGAAGCGGGGCTGGAGCTGGCCTTGGAGGCGGCCCTGGGCCCCCGGCTCCAATGGGTCCTCACCCAGGACGAGGAAGCCGCCAAGGCCGCCATCGCCCTCCTGAAACGAGAAGGGGGCCGGGCCACCTTCCTGCCCCTAACCCTTCTATCCCCGCCACCTCCCCCCTCTCCCCCTCCCGTGCCCGGCCTCCTGGGACCCGCCTTCCGCCTGGCCCGGCTCCGGCACCCCGGCCTACCGGAGAAGGAAATCCTCCTTGCCCTCCTGGGGGATACCCTGGTCTTCGCCGACTTGGACGCAGCCCTGGCTTACCGGAGGGCTGGGGGTCGGGAAAGAGTGGTCACCCTGGAAGGCGAGGTGCTAGAACGCCTGGGAGCCCTATCCGGTGGGCGCCAAAAGGGAGGTGGGGAAACCCTCCTCTTAAGGCGGCGCCTGGAGGACCTGGAAACCGAGCAGGAGCAGCTCGCCAGGGAGATCAAAGCCCTGGAGGAAGCCCTGGCCTCCTTCCCTCCCCACCGACGCCTGGAGGAAGCCCGGGCCCAGGTGGAGACCCTGCAGGGCCGGCTCCGCTCCCCCCTACCCCCGCCTCCCAAACCCCCCACACCGCCTCAGGAAACCTGGGAGGAGGCCCGGCTTCTGGCCTTGGAAAAGGAAAGAGAGGAGCTGGAAGGAATCCTGGCCCAAGCAGAGGCCCACGAGCGCTGGCGCCTGCTCTCCCAGGCCCGGGAGGCTTGGGCAGCGTCCCAGGAGGAAGTGCGCCGCATCCAGTCGAGGATGGAGGAACTGAAGGCCAAACTCGCCGCCACCCAACCCCTTCAGGCCAAGGCCCAGGAGCTAGAGGAACGCCTTAAGGCCGTGCGGGCGGAAAGGACAAACCTTGAGGACCAGCAAACCCGGGCCCTTACCCGGGCTAACGCCCTCTTGAGCGAGCGGGAAAACCTCCGCCTGCTCCTGGCCCGTAGGGAAGCCCTCCTGGAGGAACTTGGCCGGGAGAGGGCCTCCCTCCCCCCCCTAGACCGTCTGCCTGGCACGCCCAGGGCCCTCCAGGCCAGGCTAGCCCAGGTGGAACGGGAGCGGGCGGCTTTGGGACCCGTAAACGCCCTGGCGGAAAGAGAGCTAATGGAGTTGGAGGCTCGCCTTGAGGCTCAGGAAAAAGAAGTTAAGGAGGCCACGGAAGCCCTCCTTCGCCTCGAAGCCGAGGCCAAGGCTGTGGAAAAAGCCTACGGGGAGAGGCTGAAGGAAAGCTACCAGGTTTTCCAAAGCGCTTTTCAGAAATACGCCCTAGCCCTCCTTGGAGCCCGGGCCGAGGTGAAGCGGGAAGGCCAGGGGCTGAAGCTGGTGGTGATCCCGGCAGGAAAGCGCACCCAAGACCTCCGCCTCCTCTCCCTGGGGGAAAAGACCCTGGGGGCCCTCGCCTTCCTCTTTTCCCTGGGCGAACTCCAGGGTGGCCTACCCTTGGCCGTACTGGATGAGGTAGACGCCGCCCTTGACGAGGCCAACCTCGTCCGCTTCACCCGCTTCCTCAACTCCGGAAAGCAGTTCATCCTGGTCACCCATCAGAAGCGCACCATGGAAGCTTGCCACGCCCTCTATGGGGTCACCGCCCAAGGGGGCGTGAGCCGGGTGTTCTCTATCCGCAAGGAGGCTGCCTATGACCCTAAATGA
- a CDS encoding GerMN domain-containing protein, with protein sequence MRRLLTLWNLLGLALFTLGALVYWQGQGGQAPSALPLPSEETSAVSSLPMILYLPNPPQGLLKETRTLELAPGDTPENKVLATWAEALQAPKPRALYRLGKLFVVDLPADFALGLDASQEALRLYSLAYTLLSTFPQAQEVRFLVEGEPKPGLAHLDLSQPFRLP encoded by the coding sequence ATGCGCCGACTCTTGACCCTCTGGAACCTCCTCGGCCTCGCCCTCTTCACCTTGGGGGCCTTGGTCTACTGGCAAGGCCAGGGAGGGCAGGCTCCATCCGCCCTGCCCTTGCCCTCGGAGGAAACCTCGGCCGTAAGCAGCCTGCCCATGATCCTCTACCTACCCAACCCGCCCCAGGGCCTCCTGAAGGAAACCCGCACCCTCGAGCTGGCCCCGGGGGATACCCCGGAAAACAAGGTCCTTGCCACCTGGGCCGAGGCCCTTCAAGCCCCCAAGCCCCGGGCCCTTTATCGGCTGGGCAAGCTTTTCGTGGTGGATCTTCCCGCCGACTTTGCCCTGGGTTTGGATGCCAGCCAGGAAGCCCTGCGCCTCTACAGCCTGGCCTATACCCTCCTTTCCACCTTCCCCCAGGCCCAGGAGGTGCGCTTCCTGGTGGAGGGAGAACCCAAGCCGGGCCTAGCCCATCTGGATCTAAGCCAGCCTTTCCGCCTACCATGA
- the smpB gene encoding SsrA-binding protein SmpB, translating to MAFVLENRRARHDYEILETYEAGIALKGTEVKSLRAGKVDFTGSFARFENGELYLENLYIAPYEKGSYTNVDPRRKRKLLLHRHELNRLRGRVEQRGLTLVPLKIYFNERGYAKVLLGLARGKKAYQRKEDDKKRAVRRALEEL from the coding sequence ATGGCCTTCGTGCTGGAGAACCGCCGGGCACGGCACGACTACGAGATCCTGGAAACCTACGAGGCGGGGATCGCCCTAAAGGGAACCGAGGTCAAGTCCCTGCGCGCCGGTAAGGTAGACTTTACGGGAAGCTTTGCCAGGTTTGAAAACGGCGAGCTTTACCTGGAAAACCTTTACATCGCTCCCTATGAAAAGGGATCCTATACCAACGTGGACCCCAGGAGAAAGCGTAAGCTCCTCCTTCACCGCCACGAGCTCAACCGGCTAAGGGGCAGGGTGGAACAGAGGGGCCTTACCCTGGTGCCCCTTAAGATCTACTTCAACGAGAGAGGCTACGCCAAGGTTCTCTTGGGCCTGGCCCGGGGCAAAAAGGCCTATCAAAGAAAGGAAGACGACAAGAAGCGTGCCGTGCGCCGCGCCCTGGAGGAGCTATGA
- a CDS encoding zinc metallopeptidase, whose product MDILALLLMGLVFVASLVIQGGLQATFARFSRVANSRGLTGAQVARAILDAHGLTHVRVEPVPGALTDHYDPHAKVVRLSEPNYASPSLAALAVAAHEVGHAVQDAHGYTWLRVRASLWPAASLGTNLGPILVVGGLMLGAIGLAKLGLYLYLAVALFQLVTLPVEFDASRRALEFLRRMGFLSQQEVAPARQVLTWAALTYVAALASSLATILYYASLLMGRREE is encoded by the coding sequence AAGGCGGTCTACAGGCCACCTTTGCCCGATTCAGCCGGGTGGCCAACAGCCGGGGGCTTACAGGGGCCCAGGTGGCCCGGGCTATCCTGGATGCCCATGGCCTCACCCACGTCCGGGTGGAACCGGTGCCCGGAGCTCTCACGGACCACTACGATCCTCACGCTAAGGTGGTGCGGCTTTCCGAGCCCAACTACGCCTCGCCCAGCCTGGCGGCCCTGGCGGTGGCCGCCCACGAGGTGGGGCATGCGGTCCAGGATGCCCATGGTTACACCTGGCTTCGGGTGCGGGCCAGCCTCTGGCCGGCGGCCAGCCTGGGCACCAACCTGGGCCCGATCCTGGTGGTGGGCGGGTTGATGCTAGGGGCCATCGGTTTGGCCAAGCTCGGGCTTTACCTATACCTGGCGGTGGCCCTATTCCAGCTGGTGACCCTGCCGGTGGAGTTCGACGCCTCCAGGCGGGCCCTGGAGTTCCTGCGGCGCATGGGCTTCCTCTCCCAGCAGGAAGTAGCCCCTGCCCGGCAGGTGCTCACCTGGGCAGCCCTCACCTACGTGGCCGCCTTGGCCAGCTCCTTGGCCACCATCCTTTACTACGCCAGCCTCCTCATGGGGCGGAGGGAGGAGTAG